The following are from one region of the Moritella sp. 24 genome:
- a CDS encoding hybrid-cluster NAD(P)-dependent oxidoreductase, with the protein MTKINLSALSIYPLKSAKAVNLTHCDVSEMGLENDRRFVISDMKGQFITGRTQPKIALIKVEVVTQGIMLSAPKMPPIAFKFKELQQDYSDVTVWGAVIQGQHCSKELNQWLSLYLQIDCQLLYFGEKSSRQVANLDKQLSFADGYPILLISQASLDELNRRTSRPIDMSQFRTNLVVTGCEPFAEDNWKRIKIGDAEFELVKACERCIFTTLPPGSTSFAEDGEPLKTLSQFRKSDDGKIDFGQNLISHNDAKIQVGDMVEVLEYHDPKHYADNRPKPAAVIPKARKAVMPKAQEKTLWGKSETRQLCCVGVINETPDTKTFRFRVEPAALLNYKPGQFITLNLKIGQDLVMRNYTLSSSPSRPDLLAITVKRVEGGKASNWLNDNLAVGARLGASSPRGPFHAFTATTQKLLLLSAGSGITPMLSMARYYADTECDKDIVFFYSAKTAADLIALDELQLLTRQHTNMRLVLTLTGESTQSDWTGLRGRIDQLMLADVVRDISDRSSYICGPEAFMTTMETALTALHVPADQQFQESFGDHKHSDTPGKPVNVLLDSWDTSFVGDNKTTLLEQAERNGVNIPYNCRAGYCGVCRVTLESGEVRVLADHALTDDGRKAKKVLACSCIPQTDVVISAN; encoded by the coding sequence ATGACTAAAATAAATCTCTCTGCACTTTCTATTTATCCATTAAAATCAGCAAAAGCCGTTAATCTTACGCATTGTGATGTGAGTGAGATGGGACTAGAAAATGATCGTAGGTTTGTCATCAGTGACATGAAAGGACAATTTATTACAGGGCGAACACAACCTAAGATTGCCTTAATTAAGGTTGAGGTTGTAACGCAAGGTATTATGCTTTCAGCCCCTAAAATGCCACCCATCGCGTTTAAATTTAAAGAGCTACAACAGGACTATAGCGATGTAACGGTTTGGGGGGCGGTTATTCAAGGTCAGCATTGTAGTAAAGAGCTTAATCAGTGGTTAAGTCTGTATTTGCAGATTGATTGCCAGTTACTTTATTTTGGTGAGAAGTCTTCACGCCAAGTTGCGAACTTAGATAAACAATTAAGTTTTGCTGATGGCTACCCTATTTTATTAATCTCGCAAGCATCATTAGATGAGTTAAATCGTCGTACTTCGCGACCAATCGATATGAGCCAATTTCGCACTAATTTAGTGGTCACTGGCTGTGAACCGTTTGCTGAGGATAATTGGAAACGAATCAAAATAGGGGATGCTGAATTTGAGTTAGTAAAAGCTTGTGAACGTTGTATTTTTACGACATTGCCTCCTGGTAGTACATCTTTTGCTGAAGATGGCGAACCACTTAAAACATTGAGTCAATTCCGTAAAAGCGATGATGGCAAGATTGATTTTGGCCAAAATTTAATAAGTCATAATGACGCTAAAATACAAGTAGGCGATATGGTTGAAGTACTCGAATACCATGACCCTAAACATTATGCTGATAACCGTCCGAAGCCAGCTGCCGTCATACCAAAAGCACGTAAGGCTGTCATGCCTAAGGCACAGGAAAAAACCTTATGGGGTAAAAGTGAGACACGCCAATTATGTTGTGTTGGGGTTATTAACGAAACGCCAGATACTAAAACGTTTCGTTTCCGCGTTGAGCCTGCGGCTTTATTAAATTACAAACCGGGCCAGTTTATTACGCTTAATTTAAAAATTGGGCAAGACTTGGTCATGCGTAATTATACCTTATCATCTTCGCCAAGCCGTCCTGACTTATTAGCGATTACGGTAAAGCGTGTAGAGGGAGGAAAAGCATCGAATTGGTTGAATGATAATTTAGCGGTCGGTGCTCGTTTAGGCGCCTCATCACCACGCGGTCCTTTCCATGCTTTTACCGCAACTACACAGAAGCTATTATTGTTGTCGGCTGGTAGTGGCATCACACCGATGTTATCCATGGCGCGTTATTATGCTGATACAGAATGTGATAAAGATATTGTCTTCTTTTATAGCGCTAAAACAGCCGCAGATTTGATCGCCCTTGATGAATTACAATTATTGACGCGTCAACATACCAATATGCGCTTGGTACTTACCCTTACAGGAGAAAGTACTCAAAGCGATTGGACTGGATTAAGAGGGCGAATAGATCAGCTGATGCTTGCGGATGTGGTTCGGGACATCAGTGACCGATCATCTTACATCTGTGGTCCGGAAGCCTTTATGACGACAATGGAAACTGCCCTCACTGCATTGCATGTACCTGCTGACCAGCAATTCCAAGAAAGCTTTGGTGATCATAAACATTCTGATACCCCAGGTAAGCCAGTTAATGTCTTATTAGATAGTTGGGATACGAGCTTTGTTGGAGATAACAAAACCACATTGCTAGAGCAAGCTGAAAGAAACGGTGTAAACATCCCTTATAACTGCCGTGCTGGTTATTGTGGCGTATGCCGCGTGACCTTAGAGTCGGGTGAGGTACGTGTACTTGCTGATCATGCGTTAACTGATGATGGTAGGAAAGCGAAAAAAGTATTAGCTTGTAGCTGCATTCCGCAAACAGATGTTGTCATAAGTGCGAACTAA
- the nusG gene encoding transcription termination/antitermination protein NusG, translated as MSEQKMRWYVVQAFSGFEGRVQKTLLEHIKIHEMEEHFGEILVPTEEVVEMRAGQRRKSERKFFPGYVLVQMKMNDESWHLVSSLPRVLGFIGGTKERPAPITQKEADRILNRLQDAADKPRPKTLFEVGEVVRVSDGPFADFNGVVEEVDYEKSRLKVSVLIFGRSTPVELDFGQVEKG; from the coding sequence ATGTCTGAACAGAAAATGAGATGGTACGTAGTTCAAGCCTTTTCGGGTTTTGAAGGTCGAGTTCAAAAAACATTACTTGAACATATTAAGATCCACGAAATGGAAGAGCACTTCGGTGAAATACTTGTTCCTACGGAAGAAGTAGTTGAAATGCGTGCCGGTCAACGTCGCAAGAGTGAACGCAAGTTCTTCCCTGGCTACGTTTTAGTTCAAATGAAAATGAACGACGAATCATGGCATTTGGTAAGTAGCTTACCACGTGTACTTGGTTTCATTGGTGGTACTAAAGAGCGTCCGGCTCCAATCACTCAAAAAGAAGCTGACCGCATTCTTAATCGTCTTCAAGATGCAGCTGATAAGCCGCGTCCTAAGACATTATTTGAAGTGGGTGAAGTGGTTCGTGTATCTGACGGCCCATTTGCAGATTTCAATGGTGTTGTTGAAGAAGTTGACTACGAAAAGAGTCGCTTAAAAGTTTCTGTTTTGATCTTCGGTCGTTCTACTCCGGTTGAATTAGATTTCGGTCAAGTAGAAAAAGGCTAA
- a CDS encoding GNAT family N-acetyltransferase: protein MQFQWLKKIENPLVKPFYKQYLPYSRPNKAEHIAVLKDNSGIIACARLRPIGEYALLTGMLVSPDHRGQRLGHHILQQMQPQFKNNKTFTFALPHLESFYRQHGFHQTELAPNDIQQRFLAYQKQGKSLLLLGFNDSNQADI from the coding sequence ATGCAGTTTCAATGGCTAAAGAAAATAGAGAACCCACTAGTTAAGCCTTTTTATAAACAATACTTACCCTACTCTCGGCCAAATAAGGCTGAGCACATAGCGGTATTGAAGGATAACAGTGGCATTATCGCATGTGCACGATTACGCCCTATTGGTGAATACGCTCTATTAACCGGTATGCTAGTCTCTCCAGATCACCGAGGTCAGCGACTCGGTCATCATATTTTACAGCAGATGCAGCCTCAATTTAAGAATAATAAGACCTTTACCTTTGCTTTACCCCACCTTGAAAGTTTTTATCGTCAGCATGGGTTCCATCAAACAGAGTTGGCTCCGAATGATATTCAACAACGTTTTTTAGCTTATCAAAAGCAAGGCAAATCACTGCTGTTATTAGGCTTTAATGATTCTAATCAAGCTGACATCTGA
- the rplA gene encoding 50S ribosomal protein L1, with the protein MAKLSKRMRTIREKVESTKAYEINEAVELLKELASAKFKESIDVSVNLGIDSRKSDQNVRGATVLPHGTGREVRVAVFTQGANAEAAKAAGADIVGMDDLAAQVKAGELNFDVVIASPDAMRVVGQLGQILGPRGLMPNPKVGTVTPDVATAVKNAKSGQVRYRNDKAGIIHTTIGKVDFEAAQIKENLEALLKALSKSKPASAKGQFIKKISLSTTMGAGLTVDVATVETK; encoded by the coding sequence ATGGCTAAACTTTCTAAACGTATGCGTACGATCCGCGAAAAAGTGGAATCTACAAAAGCTTACGAAATCAACGAAGCTGTTGAACTTCTTAAAGAATTAGCATCTGCTAAATTCAAAGAAAGCATCGACGTTTCTGTAAACCTAGGTATTGATTCACGTAAATCTGACCAAAACGTTCGTGGCGCTACTGTGCTACCACACGGTACTGGTCGTGAAGTACGTGTTGCAGTATTTACACAAGGTGCTAACGCTGAAGCTGCTAAAGCTGCTGGCGCTGACATCGTAGGTATGGACGATCTAGCTGCACAAGTTAAAGCCGGTGAGCTTAACTTTGATGTTGTTATCGCATCTCCAGACGCTATGCGTGTAGTTGGTCAACTAGGTCAAATCCTAGGTCCACGTGGTTTAATGCCAAACCCTAAAGTTGGTACAGTAACTCCTGACGTTGCGACTGCAGTTAAAAATGCTAAGTCTGGTCAAGTTCGTTACCGTAACGACAAAGCTGGTATCATCCACACTACTATCGGTAAAGTGGATTTTGAAGCAGCGCAAATCAAGGAAAACCTTGAAGCTCTACTTAAAGCACTAAGCAAGTCAAAACCTGCTTCTGCTAAAGGTCAATTCATCAAGAAGATCAGCCTATCTACTACGATGGGTGCTGGTCTAACTGTTGATGTTGCAACTGTAGAGACTAAATAA
- the rplK gene encoding 50S ribosomal protein L11 — MAKKVTAYIKLQVSAGMANPSPPVGPALGQHGVNIMEFCKAFNAKTDSVEKGSPTPVVITVYSDRSFTFETKTSPASFLLKKAAGIKSGSGRPNTEKVGTVTRAQLEEISNTKQPDLTGADLDAMVRTIAGTARSMGLNVEG; from the coding sequence ATGGCTAAAAAAGTTACTGCATATATTAAGCTGCAAGTTTCAGCTGGTATGGCGAATCCTAGTCCACCGGTTGGTCCTGCACTAGGTCAACACGGTGTTAACATCATGGAATTCTGTAAAGCGTTTAACGCAAAAACAGATTCTGTAGAGAAGGGTTCTCCTACTCCTGTTGTTATCACAGTTTATTCTGATCGTTCATTCACGTTCGAAACAAAGACTTCTCCTGCATCTTTCTTACTTAAGAAAGCAGCTGGTATCAAGTCTGGTTCTGGTCGTCCGAACACTGAAAAAGTGGGTACTGTTACTCGCGCTCAGTTGGAAGAGATCTCTAACACTAAACAACCAGACCTTACGGGCGCTGATCTAGATGCAATGGTTCGTACTATTGCTGGCACAGCTCGCTCAATGGGCTTGAACGTAGAAGGATAA
- the glpX gene encoding class II fructose-bisphosphatase yields MKRTLAIEFSRVVEAAALAGYKWLGRGDKNIADGAAVEAMRVMLNKIDIDGEIVIGEGEIDEAPMLYIGEKVGTKIPGADAVDIAVDPIEGTRMTAMGQSNAVAVLAVGEKGAFLKAPDMYMEKLVVGPDAKDAIDLQLSLEDNVRNVAKALNKEINELTVVTLAKPRHDDKIKALHAMGVRVFALPDGDVAASILCCMPESEVDMMYCVGGAPEGVISAAAIRAMDGNMQARLLARHDVKGDTPENREAGEIEIARCEALGLVVGDILPLDKLAKNDNVIFAATGITKGDLVEGIQRKGNQVTTETLVIRGKSGTIRRIQSTHMLNRFDADLQSIIC; encoded by the coding sequence ATGAAACGTACACTTGCCATTGAATTTTCGCGCGTTGTTGAAGCTGCTGCCCTTGCTGGTTATAAATGGCTTGGGCGTGGTGATAAGAATATTGCTGATGGTGCTGCTGTTGAAGCGATGCGTGTGATGCTAAATAAAATCGATATCGATGGTGAAATCGTTATTGGTGAAGGTGAGATCGATGAAGCTCCTATGCTGTATATCGGTGAGAAAGTCGGTACTAAAATACCGGGTGCAGATGCGGTTGATATTGCTGTTGACCCGATCGAAGGTACACGAATGACTGCGATGGGTCAGTCAAATGCTGTTGCTGTATTAGCTGTGGGCGAGAAAGGTGCGTTTCTTAAAGCGCCTGATATGTATATGGAGAAATTAGTTGTAGGTCCGGATGCAAAAGATGCCATTGATTTACAACTTTCTCTTGAAGACAATGTTCGTAACGTCGCAAAAGCGTTAAATAAAGAAATCAATGAACTAACGGTAGTAACCTTAGCAAAGCCGCGTCATGACGATAAAATCAAAGCACTGCATGCGATGGGAGTGCGTGTATTTGCATTACCTGATGGTGATGTTGCTGCGTCGATTTTGTGCTGCATGCCAGAGAGTGAAGTTGATATGATGTATTGTGTTGGTGGCGCGCCTGAAGGCGTGATATCTGCCGCGGCAATACGCGCGATGGACGGTAATATGCAAGCGCGATTATTAGCGCGCCATGATGTTAAAGGTGATACGCCTGAGAACCGCGAGGCTGGTGAGATTGAAATCGCACGATGTGAAGCGCTTGGTTTAGTTGTGGGTGACATTTTACCTTTAGATAAATTAGCTAAAAACGATAATGTGATTTTTGCTGCAACGGGCATTACCAAAGGCGATTTGGTCGAAGGTATACAGCGTAAAGGCAACCAAGTGACCACTGAAACCTTAGTTATTCGTGGTAAGTCGGGTACTATTCGTCGTATTCAGTCTACGCATATGCTTAATCGTTTCGACGCTGATCTGCAAAGCATCATCTGTTAA
- the birA gene encoding bifunctional biotin--[acetyl-CoA-carboxylase] ligase/biotin operon repressor BirA — translation MTASRQQLIRLLADGEFHSGEALGDVLGVSRMAVSKQIKVLESIGLDVFKVTGKGYKLSSPLQLLDAEKIAAGSSVRVESHQVLGSTNQHLLDKAALLQKGHSCFAEYQTAGRGRRGKKWVSPYGSHLYTSTYWNLDAGIHAASGLSLVIGIAVARTLTDLGIANTQLKWPNDVYVEGKKIAGVLVEIIATAGGECHLVIGLGLNVNMPLQAGLEIDQAWTDISQQLQHTLDRNELATCYLTHLIKVLTDFEQFGFGHFVDEWNSCDAFKDSPVVLTLGNKQKQGIAKGIDQTGALLLEINGIVSPQVGGEMSLRRAEI, via the coding sequence ATGACGGCGTCAAGACAGCAATTAATTCGTTTACTGGCGGATGGTGAGTTTCATTCCGGAGAAGCACTAGGTGATGTCCTAGGTGTGAGTAGGATGGCAGTGAGCAAGCAGATCAAGGTATTAGAGAGCATTGGACTGGATGTTTTTAAGGTGACAGGAAAAGGATATAAATTATCTTCTCCTTTGCAATTGCTTGATGCCGAAAAGATAGCCGCTGGCAGCAGTGTTAGGGTCGAAAGTCATCAAGTATTAGGATCTACCAACCAACATTTACTAGATAAAGCGGCGTTATTGCAGAAAGGTCATAGCTGTTTCGCTGAATACCAAACAGCAGGGCGTGGTCGTCGTGGGAAAAAGTGGGTATCGCCTTACGGTTCTCATCTTTATACCAGCACCTACTGGAATTTAGATGCTGGGATCCACGCTGCATCTGGATTGAGTCTCGTCATTGGTATCGCAGTTGCACGTACATTAACTGATCTAGGTATTGCGAATACTCAATTGAAATGGCCAAATGATGTTTATGTTGAGGGAAAGAAAATTGCAGGTGTACTCGTTGAGATCATCGCGACGGCGGGTGGTGAGTGCCATTTAGTTATCGGGTTAGGACTTAATGTAAATATGCCATTACAAGCGGGATTAGAAATAGATCAAGCTTGGACTGATATTAGTCAACAGTTACAGCACACTCTTGATCGTAATGAGTTAGCAACGTGTTATTTAACTCATTTAATTAAAGTGCTTACTGATTTTGAACAGTTTGGCTTTGGACATTTTGTTGATGAATGGAATAGCTGCGATGCATTTAAAGATTCTCCCGTGGTATTAACCTTAGGAAATAAGCAAAAACAGGGCATTGCTAAGGGGATTGATCAAACAGGTGCGCTACTGTTAGAAATTAATGGCATCGTTAGTCCGCAAGTCGGTGGTGAAATGTCATTACGACGCGCCGAGATCTAA
- the murB gene encoding UDP-N-acetylmuramate dehydrogenase, producing MQILKNHNLKPYTSFGVDAYAAQFVTVTTLTELKSALALPTPQRLILGGGSNLLFCDDFDGLVIRICLTGITVNESASDVVSLHVSAGENWHEFVQWTLAQGYDGLENLALIPGVVGAAPVQNIGAYGVELGDVCDYVDVLNIETLAVRRYTPEECQFGYRDSIFKRELKDRAVIIAVGIKLAKPWVAKINYGPLASLGADASAVAIFKQVCLTRQQKLPDPNKLGNAGSFFKNPIINKIQFSAIAALHPHMPHYPAGDDIKLAAGWLIDQCELKGYQQGGAQVHTEQALVIVNTGSATATDIIVLAKHIQTTVLARFGVELHHEVRFMGRDGETNLAEVSCG from the coding sequence ATGCAAATACTAAAAAATCATAATTTAAAACCTTACACCAGCTTTGGTGTTGATGCTTATGCTGCACAATTTGTCACTGTGACGACGCTAACTGAGCTTAAATCAGCATTAGCGCTCCCTACACCCCAACGACTCATTCTTGGTGGTGGGAGTAATTTATTATTTTGTGATGACTTTGATGGACTCGTGATCCGTATTTGCTTAACGGGTATCACAGTCAATGAATCGGCGAGTGATGTCGTTAGCTTACATGTATCGGCAGGTGAAAATTGGCATGAGTTTGTACAGTGGACGCTGGCACAAGGTTATGACGGTTTAGAGAATTTAGCGTTGATCCCTGGCGTTGTCGGTGCAGCTCCTGTACAGAATATCGGTGCCTATGGTGTTGAATTAGGTGATGTTTGTGATTATGTTGATGTGCTTAATATTGAAACATTAGCAGTACGTCGTTATACACCTGAGGAATGTCAGTTCGGTTATCGTGACAGTATCTTCAAACGCGAACTTAAAGATCGCGCAGTGATTATTGCTGTTGGTATTAAATTAGCGAAACCTTGGGTAGCTAAAATTAACTATGGGCCACTCGCGAGTTTAGGCGCTGATGCATCGGCTGTCGCTATTTTCAAACAGGTTTGTTTGACTCGCCAACAAAAATTACCCGACCCAAATAAGCTTGGAAATGCTGGTAGTTTCTTTAAAAATCCGATTATCAATAAGATACAATTTAGTGCAATAGCTGCTCTACATCCTCATATGCCTCATTACCCTGCGGGCGATGATATAAAATTAGCGGCGGGTTGGTTGATTGATCAGTGTGAGCTAAAAGGTTACCAGCAGGGAGGTGCGCAAGTGCATACCGAGCAAGCATTAGTGATTGTTAATACAGGTTCTGCAACTGCGACTGACATTATTGTGTTAGCCAAGCATATTCAAACAACAGTGCTGGCACGTTTTGGTGTGGAGTTACATCATGAAGTACGTTTCATGGGGCGTGACGGTGAGACAAATCTTGCGGAGGTATCTTGTGGTTAA
- a CDS encoding 3-deoxy-7-phosphoheptulonate synthase has protein sequence MTIKTDELRTTYIDQVITPSQLVKEFPLSDNAAQQLIKSRREIEAIIEGKDKRLLVIIGPCSIHDTSAALDYARRLKPLQAQYKDSLVIAMRVYFEKPRTIVGWKGLISDPDLNGQYQANKGLRLARKLLVDITEIGLPIATEFLDMVNGQYIADLISWGAIGARTTESQVHREMASALSCPVGFKNGTDGNTKIAIDAVRAAQVPHIFYSPDKDGLMTVYQTHGNPFGHVILRGGKTPNYEKSHIDVATKALTDAGLAPSVVVDFSHGNSQKVHTNQLNVAEDVMAQMRTGSMQISGIMAESFIEEGNQAVVAGEPLVYGKSITDACIHWQDTEKLLADLAHAASDRIEITK, from the coding sequence ATGACAATTAAAACAGACGAACTTAGAACTACCTATATCGACCAGGTGATCACTCCAAGTCAACTGGTTAAAGAGTTTCCATTATCTGATAACGCCGCACAACAACTCATAAAGAGTCGCCGTGAAATAGAGGCTATTATAGAAGGCAAAGATAAACGCCTTTTAGTTATCATTGGCCCTTGCTCAATTCATGATACTAGCGCCGCTTTAGATTACGCACGCCGTCTAAAACCATTGCAAGCGCAATATAAAGACAGCTTAGTGATTGCAATGCGAGTGTACTTTGAAAAACCGCGTACTATTGTGGGCTGGAAAGGGTTAATTAGTGATCCTGATTTAAATGGTCAATATCAAGCGAATAAAGGCTTACGTTTAGCACGTAAATTATTAGTTGATATCACTGAAATCGGTTTACCTATCGCCACTGAATTCTTAGATATGGTTAACGGCCAATATATTGCTGACTTGATTAGTTGGGGCGCAATCGGTGCACGAACAACAGAAAGTCAAGTTCACCGTGAAATGGCATCAGCCTTGTCTTGCCCTGTCGGTTTCAAAAATGGTACCGATGGTAATACCAAAATTGCCATTGATGCCGTACGTGCCGCGCAAGTACCACATATCTTCTATTCGCCAGATAAAGATGGCTTAATGACGGTATACCAAACTCATGGTAATCCATTTGGCCATGTGATTTTACGTGGTGGTAAAACACCTAACTACGAAAAATCACATATCGATGTAGCAACTAAAGCATTAACTGATGCGGGCTTAGCACCATCAGTTGTTGTTGATTTTAGTCATGGCAATAGTCAGAAAGTACATACTAATCAGTTGAATGTAGCTGAAGATGTGATGGCTCAAATGCGCACAGGTAGTATGCAGATTTCAGGCATTATGGCAGAAAGCTTTATTGAAGAAGGTAATCAAGCCGTTGTTGCTGGTGAGCCACTTGTTTATGGTAAGAGTATTACTGATGCTTGTATCCACTGGCAGGATACTGAAAAGCTATTAGCAGACCTTGCTCACGCAGCAAGTGACCGTATCGAAATAACAAAATAA
- the secE gene encoding preprotein translocase subunit SecE, whose protein sequence is MTSNTENQGKALETVKWVLVAIILIGTVIGNNIFSEESVLIRAVAVIIAAVIAGGIALQTSKGRDALEFASESRTEVRKVVWPTRQEAIQTTLIVLVVTAIMALVLWGLDGILVRVVAFITDVKV, encoded by the coding sequence ATGACTTCAAATACTGAAAACCAAGGAAAAGCACTAGAAACAGTAAAATGGGTACTAGTTGCAATAATTCTAATTGGCACAGTTATTGGTAACAATATTTTTAGTGAAGAATCAGTGTTAATCCGCGCAGTTGCTGTAATTATTGCCGCTGTTATTGCTGGTGGCATTGCATTACAGACAAGTAAAGGGCGCGATGCGCTTGAATTTGCATCTGAATCAAGAACAGAAGTACGTAAAGTAGTTTGGCCTACACGCCAAGAGGCAATCCAAACTACACTTATCGTATTAGTTGTTACCGCTATTATGGCGTTAGTGCTATGGGGTCTAGATGGTATTCTAGTTCGTGTAGTTGCATTTATCACAGATGTAAAGGTATAA
- the rplL gene encoding 50S ribosomal protein L7/L12, whose product MSITKDQIIDAIAELSVMEVVELIEAMEEKFGVSAAAAVVSGGAEGAAVEEQTEFDVILASFGENKVKAIKAVRGATGLGLKEAKGVVESAPVALKEGVEKAEAEALKATLEEAGCTVEIK is encoded by the coding sequence ATGTCTATCACTAAAGACCAAATCATCGACGCAATTGCTGAACTTTCTGTTATGGAAGTTGTTGAATTAATCGAAGCAATGGAAGAAAAATTCGGCGTATCAGCTGCAGCTGCAGTTGTTTCTGGTGGTGCTGAAGGCGCTGCTGTTGAAGAGCAAACAGAATTCGACGTAATTCTTGCTTCTTTCGGCGAAAACAAAGTTAAAGCTATTAAAGCTGTTCGTGGCGCTACAGGTCTAGGTCTTAAAGAAGCTAAAGGTGTTGTTGAATCTGCACCAGTAGCTCTTAAAGAAGGCGTAGAAAAAGCTGAAGCAGAAGCACTTAAAGCTACTCTAGAAGAAGCTGGTTGTACTGTTGAGATCAAATAG
- the rplJ gene encoding 50S ribosomal protein L10, giving the protein MALGLDDKKAIVAEVNEAAKAALSAVVADSRGVTVGAMTGLRKLARENGVYIRVVRNTLMKRAVEGTDFQCLSEAFTGPTLIAFSNEHPGAAARLLKDFAKQEESFEVKALAFEGELIGAENIDKLAKLPTYDEAIAQLMMTMKEASAGKLVRTLAALRDQKEQEAA; this is encoded by the coding sequence ATGGCATTAGGTCTCGACGACAAAAAAGCAATTGTTGCTGAAGTCAACGAAGCTGCCAAGGCTGCGCTTTCTGCAGTAGTTGCTGATTCACGTGGCGTTACTGTAGGTGCAATGACTGGTCTTCGTAAGCTTGCTCGTGAGAATGGCGTCTACATCCGTGTAGTACGTAACACTCTTATGAAGCGCGCTGTTGAAGGTACTGATTTTCAGTGTCTTAGCGAAGCATTTACCGGTCCAACTCTGATCGCATTCTCTAACGAGCACCCAGGTGCTGCAGCGCGTCTTTTAAAAGATTTCGCTAAACAAGAAGAATCGTTCGAAGTTAAAGCGTTAGCATTTGAAGGCGAACTTATCGGTGCAGAAAACATTGATAAACTAGCTAAACTACCAACATACGACGAAGCTATTGCTCAGTTAATGATGACTATGAAAGAAGCATCTGCTGGCAAACTTGTACGTACATTGGCTGCTTTACGCGATCAAAAAGAGCAAGAAGCTGCTTAA